In Sporosarcina sp. PTS2304, a genomic segment contains:
- a CDS encoding DUF485 domain-containing protein, with product MANQTTRGKSTLDYEKIVQTDDFKALVKRKQTFSRPYVIFFFAAYFALPLLTGYTTILEKPAIGAMNFTWIYAFSMFVMVWVFTSIYMNKAKHFDTDVDKIIEKNVLK from the coding sequence ATGGCTAATCAAACAACACGTGGGAAGTCTACACTAGATTATGAGAAAATTGTTCAAACAGATGATTTCAAAGCATTGGTGAAAAGAAAGCAAACGTTTTCACGTCCTTATGTTATCTTTTTCTTCGCTGCTTACTTTGCACTACCACTATTGACAGGGTATACAACAATATTAGAAAAACCTGCAATCGGGGCTATGAACTTCACTTGGATTTATGCATTTTCAATGTTCGTAATGGTATGGGTATTCACTTCCATCTATATGAATAAAGCGAAACATTTTGATACTGACGTAGATAAGATTATAGAGAAAAACGTTCTAAAATAA
- a CDS encoding cation acetate symporter, with product MSMISYVIFFSVIVLTLYITYWAAKQTTTASDFYTAGGSLTGWQNGMAIAGDYLSAASFLGIAGAISLNGFDGFYYSIGWLTAYLVVLFLIAEPLRNLGKFTMADMIGARFGAKKVRGAAALNTITIVMFYMLAQLVGAGALIKLLFGIEYWIAVLIVGTMMLIYVLFGGMTATSWVQIIKAILLMAGTIIISFLVLMKFNFNFIGMFDAMKTATPHGEAFLNSGVVYKDTVGLISVLIALVLGTAGLPHILMRFFTVKDAKTARSSVIYSVWIIGIFYVLTIFLGFGAAKFVGADAIIAENAAGNMAAPMLAGVLGGDALESFVAAVAFATILAVVAGLVLSGASAIAHDIYGQIFKSGKVTEKEQVNAARWASIAIGVFSILLALGSEKLNVAFLVSLAFCVAASANVPTILLTIYWKKFNTTGAVASMLTGLIVALVLVAISPSVMNPVEGATLITGNPIFPYANPAIVSVPAGFLAAWIGTMIGAKRVEKDEITYAEVRFKAETGYKELDI from the coding sequence ATGAGTATGATTTCATATGTTATTTTCTTCTCAGTAATTGTGTTAACACTTTACATTACATACTGGGCAGCTAAGCAAACAACTACAGCGAGTGATTTCTATACGGCTGGAGGATCATTGACTGGTTGGCAAAACGGTATGGCTATTGCGGGTGACTACTTATCAGCTGCATCATTCTTAGGGATTGCGGGTGCAATTTCATTAAACGGATTCGACGGTTTCTACTATAGTATCGGTTGGCTTACAGCTTATCTTGTTGTGCTATTCTTAATCGCTGAACCACTACGTAACTTAGGTAAATTTACAATGGCAGATATGATTGGTGCTCGTTTTGGCGCGAAGAAAGTGCGTGGTGCTGCAGCATTAAACACGATCACAATCGTTATGTTCTACATGCTTGCACAATTAGTTGGTGCCGGTGCTCTTATTAAATTATTATTTGGTATTGAATATTGGATTGCGGTTCTTATTGTTGGAACAATGATGTTAATTTACGTTCTATTCGGTGGAATGACTGCAACAAGTTGGGTGCAAATCATTAAAGCTATTCTATTGATGGCTGGTACGATCATTATTTCATTCTTAGTACTTATGAAATTCAATTTTAACTTCATCGGTATGTTCGATGCGATGAAGACAGCTACTCCACACGGTGAAGCATTCCTTAACTCCGGAGTTGTTTATAAAGATACTGTTGGATTAATTTCTGTATTAATTGCACTAGTTTTAGGTACTGCTGGTCTTCCACACATCTTAATGCGTTTCTTCACAGTTAAAGATGCGAAAACAGCACGTTCTTCAGTTATTTATTCAGTTTGGATCATCGGTATTTTCTATGTATTGACCATCTTCCTTGGATTTGGTGCAGCTAAATTCGTTGGAGCAGATGCGATTATCGCAGAAAATGCTGCTGGTAATATGGCAGCGCCAATGCTTGCCGGTGTACTCGGTGGAGATGCGCTTGAGTCATTCGTAGCAGCAGTTGCATTCGCTACAATCTTGGCGGTAGTTGCAGGTCTAGTACTTTCTGGTGCTTCTGCAATCGCTCACGATATTTATGGACAAATCTTCAAGAGCGGTAAAGTAACAGAGAAGGAGCAAGTAAATGCAGCGCGTTGGGCTTCTATCGCAATCGGTGTGTTCTCTATCCTTCTAGCATTAGGTTCTGAAAAGTTAAACGTAGCGTTCTTAGTATCACTAGCTTTCTGTGTTGCTGCATCCGCTAACGTTCCTACAATTCTATTAACAATTTATTGGAAGAAATTCAACACTACAGGAGCTGTAGCTTCAATGCTTACAGGTTTGATCGTTGCATTAGTATTAGTTGCTATTAGCCCTAGTGTTATGAACCCAGTTGAAGGAGCTACTCTAATCACTGGTAATCCAATTTTCCCTTACGCTAACCCGGCCATAGTGTCCGTACCAGCAGGCTTCCTAGCTGCATGGATTGGTACAATGATTGGTGCGAAGCGTGTAGAAAAAGATGAAATCACGTATGCAGAGGTTCGCTTCAAAGCAGAAACTGGATACAAAGAGCTTGATATCTAA
- a CDS encoding GntR family transcriptional regulator: MPIPTNHAQPVRKTAKENAFSQLQKWIIDGTLQPGEKLNDVELAEALGVSRTPIRESLQLLEVQGFVQMFPGKATQVTEVDRESISDLLPPLAALQALSAELAIPNLTDNVIKKLRDTNKRFAHAVEKEDYFQALKIDEQFHQIIVDTADNSYISSMLVSLQAHVRRLFFHNSIILTEKSIVEHDQIIDLMNARDGEQVTKVMRENWLRAIEEFYSVEQVNA, from the coding sequence TTGCCTATACCTACTAACCACGCACAACCTGTACGTAAGACTGCGAAAGAAAATGCATTTAGTCAGTTGCAAAAGTGGATTATTGATGGCACACTTCAACCGGGTGAAAAACTGAACGATGTCGAACTTGCTGAAGCGTTAGGTGTCAGCCGAACACCTATACGTGAATCTCTTCAACTGTTAGAAGTTCAAGGTTTCGTTCAAATGTTTCCTGGAAAAGCTACACAAGTCACTGAAGTTGATCGTGAATCTATTTCCGATTTGCTTCCCCCATTAGCAGCATTACAAGCATTATCAGCGGAACTGGCTATCCCTAACTTAACTGACAATGTCATCAAAAAACTGCGAGATACAAATAAACGCTTCGCTCACGCTGTGGAAAAAGAAGACTATTTCCAAGCTTTAAAAATAGATGAGCAATTCCATCAAATAATTGTAGACACTGCAGATAACTCTTATATTTCTTCAATGCTCGTCTCTCTACAAGCACATGTTCGTAGATTATTTTTTCACAACTCTATTATATTGACGGAAAAGTCCATTGTAGAACACGACCAAATTATCGACCTAATGAACGCCCGTGACGGTGAACAAGTGACGAAAGTGATGCGTGAGAACTGGTTACGCGCAATAGAAGAATTTTACTCTGTAGAACAAGTCAATGCATAA